One segment of Pseudanabaena sp. FACHB-2040 DNA contains the following:
- a CDS encoding Uma2 family endonuclease: MALATDRSTQPLPLSFDDFLAHYGDDARYELIDGELFDLEPTGPHEEVAAVIARWLNYEIIQQGFDYFIPHRCLIKPLATGTGFRPDVIVLNRSALPQEPLWASQPVVTLGSTIKFVAEVVSSNWQNDYARKFEDYALLGIPEYWIADYQGLGGEFFIGRPKQPTLTVCVLNEEGRYERQILRGDQPIVSAVFPKLTLTAEAVLGAGR; encoded by the coding sequence ATGGCACTCGCAACTGATCGATCTACTCAACCTCTGCCGTTAAGTTTTGACGATTTCCTCGCTCACTATGGCGATGATGCTCGCTATGAATTGATTGACGGAGAACTGTTTGATTTGGAACCTACTGGACCACATGAGGAGGTTGCTGCAGTTATTGCCCGATGGCTCAATTACGAGATTATTCAGCAAGGCTTCGATTACTTTATTCCCCATCGCTGTCTCATTAAGCCCCTGGCAACAGGGACTGGGTTCCGACCAGACGTCATTGTGCTAAATCGATCTGCGCTGCCTCAAGAGCCGTTGTGGGCTAGCCAGCCCGTCGTGACTCTAGGTAGCACCATCAAGTTCGTGGCTGAAGTTGTCAGCAGCAATTGGCAAAACGACTACGCGCGTAAATTTGAAGACTATGCCCTGCTTGGCATTCCAGAATATTGGATTGCAGATTATCAAGGGCTGGGCGGTGAGTTTTTCATCGGTCGCCCAAAACAGCCAACCTTAACCGTTTGTGTCTTGAACGAAGAGGGTCGCTATGAGCGACAAATTCTGCGAGGCGATCAGCCGATCGTTTCTGCCGTTTTCCCTAAATTGACCCTGACAGCAGAAGCTGTGCTGGGAGCTGGGCGGTAA
- the cobO gene encoding cob(I)yrinic acid a,c-diamide adenosyltransferase — protein MPNDSQPAEALDDAAVRLDDEAVAAGLSDEQYRRKMQRRKEVQEQRLAERTLKKGLIIVHTGNGKGKTTAALGIVMRSLGHGFKVAIVQFIKGAWEPAEKAVLERFSEQLTFQAMGEGFTWDTQDRERDIQKATEAWEAALSYIRNPEYKTILLDEVNIALKHGFLSVEQVLAGLAEKPEQTHVILTGRGAPQELIDQADLVTEMKLVKHPFREQGVKAQPGIEF, from the coding sequence ATGCCTAACGATTCCCAACCGGCTGAAGCCCTCGATGATGCCGCAGTTCGCCTTGATGATGAAGCGGTGGCAGCGGGATTGTCTGACGAGCAGTATCGGCGCAAGATGCAGCGTCGCAAAGAGGTGCAGGAGCAGCGGCTGGCAGAGCGCACCCTAAAGAAGGGGCTGATCATTGTCCACACCGGCAACGGCAAGGGCAAGACCACAGCAGCCCTGGGCATTGTCATGCGATCGCTCGGCCACGGGTTCAAAGTAGCGATTGTTCAGTTCATCAAAGGAGCCTGGGAGCCGGCGGAGAAAGCCGTGCTAGAGCGCTTCTCAGAGCAGCTCACCTTTCAGGCTATGGGCGAAGGCTTTACCTGGGATACTCAGGATCGGGAGCGAGACATTCAAAAAGCGACAGAAGCTTGGGAAGCAGCCCTGTCCTACATTCGCAATCCCGAGTACAAGACTATCCTGCTCGACGAGGTCAACATTGCCCTCAAGCATGGTTTTCTCTCGGTCGAGCAGGTGCTAGCGGGTTTAGCCGAAAAGCCAGAGCAAACCCACGTCATTTTGACCGGACGGGGTGCGCCACAGGAGTTGATCGACCAAGCTGACCTGGTGACCGAGATGAAGCTGGTGAAGCACCCGTTCCGGGAGCAGGGGGTTAAAGCCCAGCCGGGAATTGAGTTTTGA
- a CDS encoding GIY-YIG nuclease family protein has translation MAEYQPSFLPEADLRAADLSWAYNRTPQADIPPAELQDWKRRILDFQQAVQAAPQAEQGSLFSAWEAPNPVDALDPFTLPQRNAEFWRGQFSESGVPALYFVVDHELPILLYVGETIKSNQRWKGEHDCKRYILNYIAAHRPHDLPVSVNIGFWPFAPCDRKARQSLESDLICRWRSPFNKENWTFWSTPFVGGKE, from the coding sequence ATGGCTGAGTACCAACCCTCTTTTTTACCTGAAGCTGACCTGCGGGCGGCAGACCTCTCTTGGGCCTATAACCGCACCCCTCAAGCCGACATCCCCCCAGCAGAACTACAGGACTGGAAACGCCGCATCCTTGATTTTCAGCAGGCGGTTCAGGCGGCTCCCCAGGCCGAGCAGGGTTCTCTCTTTAGCGCCTGGGAAGCCCCCAACCCAGTCGATGCCCTTGACCCATTTACCCTACCCCAGCGCAACGCCGAGTTTTGGCGCGGCCAATTTAGCGAGTCAGGAGTGCCCGCACTCTACTTTGTCGTCGATCACGAGCTGCCAATCTTGCTCTATGTAGGCGAAACCATCAAGTCAAACCAGCGCTGGAAAGGCGAACACGATTGCAAACGCTACATTCTCAACTACATTGCCGCCCATCGGCCCCACGATTTGCCTGTTAGCGTCAACATTGGCTTTTGGCCGTTTGCCCCGTGCGATCGCAAAGCCCGCCAGTCCCTCGAATCAGACCTAATCTGTCGCTGGCGATCACCTTTTAATAAAGAAAACTGGACATTTTGGAGCACTCCCTTCGTCGGTGGAAAAGAGTAA
- a CDS encoding TRC40/GET3/ArsA family transport-energizing ATPase — protein sequence MRVLLMTGKGGVGKTSVAAATGLRCAELGYKTLVLSTDPAHSLADSFDIELEHKPKQVKPNLWGAELDALMELEGNWGAVKRYITQVLQARGLEGVEAEELAILPGMDEIFSLVRMKRHYDEGEFDVLIIDSAPTGTALRLLSLPEVAGWYMRRLYKPFQAVSAALRPLVEPIFRPVAGFSLPTQEVMDAPYEFYEQLEALEKVLTDASVTSVRLVTNPEKMVIKESLRAHAYLSLYNVGTDLIIANRIIPDSVQDPFFQRWKESQQQYRQEIHENFHPLPVKEVPLFSEEMCGLAALERLKDILYGEEDPAQVYYKETTLRVVQADNAYSLEVYLPGIPKDKIELSKSADELNIRIGNHRRNLVLPQALAALQPSGAKMEDDYLKIRFGT from the coding sequence ATGCGCGTACTTCTTATGACTGGCAAGGGCGGGGTTGGCAAGACCTCCGTTGCAGCGGCTACAGGGCTGCGCTGCGCCGAACTGGGGTACAAAACCCTGGTGCTGAGCACCGACCCGGCTCACTCCCTGGCCGACAGCTTCGATATAGAGCTAGAGCACAAGCCCAAACAGGTCAAGCCCAACCTTTGGGGAGCCGAACTCGACGCCCTGATGGAGTTAGAGGGCAACTGGGGCGCGGTCAAGCGCTACATTACCCAGGTGCTTCAGGCGCGGGGGTTGGAGGGGGTTGAGGCCGAAGAACTAGCCATTCTCCCCGGCATGGACGAGATCTTTAGCCTGGTGCGGATGAAGCGCCACTATGACGAGGGCGAGTTCGATGTACTGATTATCGACTCTGCTCCGACCGGAACGGCCCTACGGCTACTGAGCCTGCCGGAGGTAGCGGGCTGGTATATGCGTCGTCTCTACAAGCCCTTTCAGGCAGTTTCAGCAGCTTTGCGGCCCCTGGTTGAGCCGATCTTTCGCCCGGTGGCTGGGTTCTCCCTGCCTACTCAGGAGGTCATGGATGCCCCCTACGAGTTTTACGAGCAGCTAGAGGCGTTGGAAAAGGTTTTGACCGATGCTAGCGTCACTTCCGTTCGCCTGGTGACCAACCCTGAAAAGATGGTAATCAAGGAGTCTCTGCGGGCTCATGCCTACCTGAGTCTTTACAATGTGGGCACGGACTTGATTATTGCCAACCGCATTATTCCCGATAGCGTGCAAGACCCCTTCTTCCAGCGATGGAAGGAAAGCCAGCAGCAGTACCGCCAAGAAATTCATGAGAACTTCCACCCGCTGCCGGTCAAAGAAGTGCCGCTGTTCTCAGAAGAAATGTGTGGCCTAGCAGCCCTAGAACGTCTAAAGGACATTCTCTACGGCGAAGAAGACCCGGCTCAGGTCTACTACAAAGAAACTACGCTGCGGGTGGTGCAGGCCGATAACGCCTACAGCCTAGAGGTCTATCTGCCGGGCATTCCTAAAGACAAAATTGAGCTGAGCAAGTCTGCGGATGAACTCAATATTCGCATTGGCAATCATCGCCGCAACTTGGTGCTGCCTCAAGCCCTAGCAGCCCTACAACCCTCAGGGGCCAAGATGGAGGATGACTACCTCAAGATCCGCTTTGGAACTTAG
- the glgA gene encoding glycogen synthase GlgA, with amino-acid sequence MYIVQIASECAPVIKAGGLGDVVYGLSRELESRGHTVELILPKYDCMRYDHIWGLHDAYRDLYVPWYGHAVHCSVYCGWVHGRLCFFIEPHNDTGWFNRGAYYGCDDDAMRFAFFSKAALEFLLKSNKRPDILHCHDWQTGLVPVMLYEMYKYYGLESQRVMFTIHNFKHQGFAGSDILHATGLNREEYYFSYDKLQDNFNPFSLNFMKGGILYSNHVNTVSPHHAWEARYGDCSFGLGHTLSLVEDRFSGILNGIDYDVWNPEKDDYIPYPFGLSTFEDKILNKKALRDRLLLQQCDKPLIAFIGRLDDQKGMHLVHHAMYYALEQGAQFVLLGSATDRRTNDWFWHEKRFLNDNPDCHLELSFNEELAHLIYAGADMILVPSNFEPCGLTQMIGLRYGTVPIVRGVGGLVNTVFDWDYDQNRPPEERNGFVFYQTDNVALESAMNRALGFYNNALDGFKQLALQGMQYDFSWKSSADEYLKVYEYIRHK; translated from the coding sequence ATGTACATTGTGCAGATTGCCTCAGAGTGCGCTCCGGTAATCAAAGCAGGTGGTCTGGGAGACGTGGTTTATGGTCTCAGCCGGGAGCTGGAGAGCCGAGGCCACACAGTCGAGCTGATTTTGCCTAAGTACGACTGCATGCGCTATGACCACATCTGGGGTTTGCACGATGCCTACCGGGATCTCTATGTACCCTGGTACGGCCATGCGGTGCACTGCTCGGTTTACTGCGGCTGGGTCCACGGACGGCTGTGCTTCTTTATTGAGCCGCACAACGATACGGGCTGGTTCAACCGGGGCGCTTACTACGGCTGCGACGACGATGCCATGCGGTTTGCCTTCTTTAGCAAGGCCGCTCTAGAGTTTTTGCTGAAAAGCAACAAGCGCCCCGACATCCTTCACTGCCATGACTGGCAGACGGGTCTAGTGCCTGTGATGCTGTACGAGATGTACAAGTACTACGGCCTGGAGTCTCAGCGGGTGATGTTTACCATCCACAACTTTAAGCACCAGGGCTTTGCGGGCAGCGACATTCTCCATGCCACAGGGCTAAATCGGGAGGAGTACTATTTCAGCTACGACAAGCTGCAAGACAATTTCAACCCCTTCTCGCTCAATTTCATGAAGGGCGGCATTCTCTACTCCAACCACGTCAACACAGTGTCACCTCACCATGCCTGGGAAGCCCGCTATGGCGACTGCAGCTTTGGCCTGGGTCACACCCTCTCGCTGGTTGAAGATAGGTTCTCCGGCATTCTCAACGGCATCGATTACGACGTGTGGAACCCAGAAAAAGACGATTACATCCCCTATCCCTTTGGGCTCAGCACCTTTGAAGACAAAATTCTCAACAAGAAAGCATTGCGGGATCGCCTGCTGCTCCAGCAATGCGACAAGCCTCTAATTGCCTTTATTGGCCGGTTAGACGACCAAAAGGGAATGCACTTGGTCCACCACGCCATGTATTACGCGCTGGAGCAGGGAGCCCAGTTTGTGCTGCTAGGTTCGGCAACAGATCGTCGCACCAATGACTGGTTCTGGCACGAGAAACGGTTCCTCAATGACAACCCGGATTGTCACCTGGAGCTGAGCTTCAATGAGGAACTGGCCCACCTAATCTATGCAGGTGCCGACATGATTTTGGTGCCGAGTAACTTTGAGCCTTGCGGCTTGACCCAGATGATCGGCCTAAGATACGGCACAGTGCCCATCGTGCGCGGTGTGGGCGGCCTGGTAAACACCGTCTTTGACTGGGACTACGACCAGAATCGCCCCCCTGAGGAGCGCAACGGCTTTGTGTTCTACCAGACCGATAATGTTGCCCTAGAGTCGGCCATGAACCGAGCACTGGGCTTCTACAACAACGCTCTAGACGGTTTTAAGCAACTGGCCCTGCAGGGCATGCAGTACGACTTCTCTTGGAAGAGTTCAGCGGATGAGTACCTAAAGGTGTACGAGTACATTCGTCACAAGTAA
- a CDS encoding DMT family transporter, with translation MRLSDLAELLLLAALWGGSFLFMRLAAPVLGPIWLIELRVLVAGLALLPLLLRLKLWPHVRRAALPLFVVGCINSALPFSLLAFASLSLPAGFTSIVNATSPLFGSVVAAVWLKERLTGSRLLGFALGFAGVTVLIGWQPVVMTPAFFRAVAAGLLASSLYAIAAPYARQQLAGVPPIAIATASQLSAAVFLLPALPFTLPVAPPSASILAAVLALALCSTSLAYILYFRLIQNVGSTKALTVTYLVPLFAMLWGVTVLEETVTASMVAGCSLILLGTAIANDLLGKGLQSRAGPS, from the coding sequence ATGCGACTTTCAGACCTGGCCGAACTGTTGCTGCTAGCTGCCCTCTGGGGTGGCTCCTTTCTGTTTATGCGGCTGGCAGCGCCTGTCCTTGGACCCATTTGGCTAATTGAGCTGCGGGTTTTGGTGGCGGGGCTGGCACTGCTGCCGCTGCTGCTTCGCCTGAAGTTGTGGCCTCATGTGCGGCGGGCGGCCCTGCCGCTATTTGTCGTGGGCTGCATCAATTCGGCCCTGCCCTTTTCTCTGCTTGCCTTTGCTTCTCTGTCTCTGCCTGCTGGGTTTACTTCAATTGTCAACGCGACCTCGCCGCTGTTTGGCTCTGTCGTAGCAGCAGTTTGGCTCAAGGAAAGGTTAACCGGCAGCCGCCTGCTAGGATTTGCCTTGGGTTTTGCGGGAGTGACGGTCTTAATCGGCTGGCAGCCTGTTGTCATGACGCCTGCCTTCTTTAGAGCGGTAGCTGCGGGGCTGTTGGCGTCTTCACTGTATGCGATCGCAGCACCCTACGCCAGACAGCAGCTAGCGGGTGTGCCGCCGATTGCGATCGCAACAGCTAGCCAGCTGAGTGCAGCCGTGTTTCTGCTGCCAGCCCTGCCGTTTACCTTGCCAGTAGCGCCCCCTTCAGCGAGTATTCTGGCAGCCGTGCTAGCCCTGGCCCTATGCTCAACGTCGCTGGCATATATTCTCTACTTCCGCCTGATTCAAAACGTTGGTTCGACGAAGGCCCTAACTGTCACCTACCTGGTTCCTTTGTTTGCCATGCTGTGGGGAGTCACAGTTTTGGAAGAAACCGTGACGGCTTCAATGGTGGCGGGCTGCAGCCTGATCTTGCTGGGAACTGCAATTGCCAACGACCTGCTGGGAAAAGGGCTGCAGAGCCGAGCCGGCCCGAGTTAA